In Cotesia glomerata isolate CgM1 linkage group LG3, MPM_Cglom_v2.3, whole genome shotgun sequence, one genomic interval encodes:
- the LOC123261691 gene encoding AP-3 complex subunit mu-1 isoform X2, with amino-acid sequence MLKDVFMEKHWKSAVARSLCDYFFDQQRRVLSPEDTPPVIATPHHYLISIYRCHMFFVAVCTTEVPPLFVIEFLHRVVDTFEDYFNECTETIIKENYVVVYELLDEMLDNGFPLATESNILKELIKPPNILRTIANTVTGKSNVSATLPSGQLSNIPWRRTGVKYTNNEAYFDVVEEVDAIIDRTGATVFAEIQGYVDCCIKLSGMPDLTLSFMNPRLFDDVSFHPCVRFKRWESERILSFIPPDGNFRLLSYHIGSQSIVAIPIYVRHNINLKESGGGRLDITVGPKQTVGRTVENVTLEIPMPKIVLNCTLVPNQGKYSFDPVSKVLFWDIGRIDVSKLPNLRGSITIQNGATFSESNPAINVHFTINQLAVSGLKVSGLDMYGEKYKPFKGVKYITKAGKFQIRM; translated from the exons ATGTTAAA AGATGTATTCATGGAGAAACATTGGAAAAGTGCAGTTGCACGATCATTgtgtgattatttttttgatcagCAAAGGAGAGTTTTGTCCCCTGAAGATACTCCACCAGTTATTGCTACACCgcatcattatttaattagtatTTATCGATGTCACATGTTTTTTGTTGCTGTCTGTACGACCGAag ttCCACCACTATTTGTTATCGAATTTTTACATAGAGTTGTTGATACATTTGAAGATTATTTCAATGAATGTACTGaaactattattaaagaaaattatgttgTTGTCTACGAATTATTAGATGAAATGTTGGATAATGGTTTTCCTTTGGCGACTGAATCTAATATATTGAAAGAACTTATAAAACCACCTAATATTTTAAGAACAATCGCTAATACAGTAACGGGGAAATCCAA TGTGAGCGCAACTTTACCTAGCGGCCAGTTATCCAATATTCCATGGAGGAGAACAGGAGTAAAGTATACAAATAATGAAGCTTACTTTGATGTAGTTGAAGAAGTTGATGCAATAATTGATCGAACAGGCGCTACTGTTTTTGCCGAAATTCAAGGATAT GTTGATTGCTGCATTAAATTGAGTGGAATGCCTGACCTTACATTGTCGTTTATGAATCCACGATTATTTGATGATGTCAGTTTTCATCCTTGTGTTAGATTCAAGCGATGGGAG tCAGAACGAATTCTTTCGTTCATTCCTCCTGATGGTAATTTCCGATTGTTGTCATATCATATTGGGTCACAAAGTATAGTAGCAATTCCAATTTACGTAAGacacaatattaatttaaaagaatctGGTGGTGGCAGATTGGATATAACAGTTGGGCCTAAGCAAACTGTTGGTCGAACA gtTGAGAATGTTACACTCGAAATACCGATGCCGAAAATTGTTCTAAATTGTACTTTGGTACCAAACCAAggaaaatattcatttgatCCTGTTAGTAAAGTATTATTTTGGGATATTGGAAGAATAGATGTTTCAAAGTTACCCAACTTACGAGGATCTATTACCATACAAAATGGAGCAACATTTTCTGAATCAAATCCTGCTATTAAT GTACACTTTACAATAAATCAATTAGCTGTATCTGGTTTGAAAGTAAGTGGCTTGGACATGTATGGCGAAAAATATAAACCATTTAAAGGTGTTAAGTACATTACTAAAGCTGGGAAATTCCAAATACGAATGTAA
- the LOC123261691 gene encoding AP-3 complex subunit mu-1 isoform X1, whose product MINSLFIINSSGDVFMEKHWKSAVARSLCDYFFDQQRRVLSPEDTPPVIATPHHYLISIYRCHMFFVAVCTTEVPPLFVIEFLHRVVDTFEDYFNECTETIIKENYVVVYELLDEMLDNGFPLATESNILKELIKPPNILRTIANTVTGKSNVSATLPSGQLSNIPWRRTGVKYTNNEAYFDVVEEVDAIIDRTGATVFAEIQGYVDCCIKLSGMPDLTLSFMNPRLFDDVSFHPCVRFKRWESERILSFIPPDGNFRLLSYHIGSQSIVAIPIYVRHNINLKESGGGRLDITVGPKQTVGRTVENVTLEIPMPKIVLNCTLVPNQGKYSFDPVSKVLFWDIGRIDVSKLPNLRGSITIQNGATFSESNPAINVHFTINQLAVSGLKVSGLDMYGEKYKPFKGVKYITKAGKFQIRM is encoded by the exons atgatcaatagtctttttattatcaattcaTCCGG AGATGTATTCATGGAGAAACATTGGAAAAGTGCAGTTGCACGATCATTgtgtgattatttttttgatcagCAAAGGAGAGTTTTGTCCCCTGAAGATACTCCACCAGTTATTGCTACACCgcatcattatttaattagtatTTATCGATGTCACATGTTTTTTGTTGCTGTCTGTACGACCGAag ttCCACCACTATTTGTTATCGAATTTTTACATAGAGTTGTTGATACATTTGAAGATTATTTCAATGAATGTACTGaaactattattaaagaaaattatgttgTTGTCTACGAATTATTAGATGAAATGTTGGATAATGGTTTTCCTTTGGCGACTGAATCTAATATATTGAAAGAACTTATAAAACCACCTAATATTTTAAGAACAATCGCTAATACAGTAACGGGGAAATCCAA TGTGAGCGCAACTTTACCTAGCGGCCAGTTATCCAATATTCCATGGAGGAGAACAGGAGTAAAGTATACAAATAATGAAGCTTACTTTGATGTAGTTGAAGAAGTTGATGCAATAATTGATCGAACAGGCGCTACTGTTTTTGCCGAAATTCAAGGATAT GTTGATTGCTGCATTAAATTGAGTGGAATGCCTGACCTTACATTGTCGTTTATGAATCCACGATTATTTGATGATGTCAGTTTTCATCCTTGTGTTAGATTCAAGCGATGGGAG tCAGAACGAATTCTTTCGTTCATTCCTCCTGATGGTAATTTCCGATTGTTGTCATATCATATTGGGTCACAAAGTATAGTAGCAATTCCAATTTACGTAAGacacaatattaatttaaaagaatctGGTGGTGGCAGATTGGATATAACAGTTGGGCCTAAGCAAACTGTTGGTCGAACA gtTGAGAATGTTACACTCGAAATACCGATGCCGAAAATTGTTCTAAATTGTACTTTGGTACCAAACCAAggaaaatattcatttgatCCTGTTAGTAAAGTATTATTTTGGGATATTGGAAGAATAGATGTTTCAAAGTTACCCAACTTACGAGGATCTATTACCATACAAAATGGAGCAACATTTTCTGAATCAAATCCTGCTATTAAT GTACACTTTACAATAAATCAATTAGCTGTATCTGGTTTGAAAGTAAGTGGCTTGGACATGTATGGCGAAAAATATAAACCATTTAAAGGTGTTAAGTACATTACTAAAGCTGGGAAATTCCAAATACGAATGTAA
- the LOC123261691 gene encoding AP-3 complex subunit mu-1 isoform X3: MEKHWKSAVARSLCDYFFDQQRRVLSPEDTPPVIATPHHYLISIYRCHMFFVAVCTTEVPPLFVIEFLHRVVDTFEDYFNECTETIIKENYVVVYELLDEMLDNGFPLATESNILKELIKPPNILRTIANTVTGKSNVSATLPSGQLSNIPWRRTGVKYTNNEAYFDVVEEVDAIIDRTGATVFAEIQGYVDCCIKLSGMPDLTLSFMNPRLFDDVSFHPCVRFKRWESERILSFIPPDGNFRLLSYHIGSQSIVAIPIYVRHNINLKESGGGRLDITVGPKQTVGRTVENVTLEIPMPKIVLNCTLVPNQGKYSFDPVSKVLFWDIGRIDVSKLPNLRGSITIQNGATFSESNPAINVHFTINQLAVSGLKVSGLDMYGEKYKPFKGVKYITKAGKFQIRM, from the exons ATGGAGAAACATTGGAAAAGTGCAGTTGCACGATCATTgtgtgattatttttttgatcagCAAAGGAGAGTTTTGTCCCCTGAAGATACTCCACCAGTTATTGCTACACCgcatcattatttaattagtatTTATCGATGTCACATGTTTTTTGTTGCTGTCTGTACGACCGAag ttCCACCACTATTTGTTATCGAATTTTTACATAGAGTTGTTGATACATTTGAAGATTATTTCAATGAATGTACTGaaactattattaaagaaaattatgttgTTGTCTACGAATTATTAGATGAAATGTTGGATAATGGTTTTCCTTTGGCGACTGAATCTAATATATTGAAAGAACTTATAAAACCACCTAATATTTTAAGAACAATCGCTAATACAGTAACGGGGAAATCCAA TGTGAGCGCAACTTTACCTAGCGGCCAGTTATCCAATATTCCATGGAGGAGAACAGGAGTAAAGTATACAAATAATGAAGCTTACTTTGATGTAGTTGAAGAAGTTGATGCAATAATTGATCGAACAGGCGCTACTGTTTTTGCCGAAATTCAAGGATAT GTTGATTGCTGCATTAAATTGAGTGGAATGCCTGACCTTACATTGTCGTTTATGAATCCACGATTATTTGATGATGTCAGTTTTCATCCTTGTGTTAGATTCAAGCGATGGGAG tCAGAACGAATTCTTTCGTTCATTCCTCCTGATGGTAATTTCCGATTGTTGTCATATCATATTGGGTCACAAAGTATAGTAGCAATTCCAATTTACGTAAGacacaatattaatttaaaagaatctGGTGGTGGCAGATTGGATATAACAGTTGGGCCTAAGCAAACTGTTGGTCGAACA gtTGAGAATGTTACACTCGAAATACCGATGCCGAAAATTGTTCTAAATTGTACTTTGGTACCAAACCAAggaaaatattcatttgatCCTGTTAGTAAAGTATTATTTTGGGATATTGGAAGAATAGATGTTTCAAAGTTACCCAACTTACGAGGATCTATTACCATACAAAATGGAGCAACATTTTCTGAATCAAATCCTGCTATTAAT GTACACTTTACAATAAATCAATTAGCTGTATCTGGTTTGAAAGTAAGTGGCTTGGACATGTATGGCGAAAAATATAAACCATTTAAAGGTGTTAAGTACATTACTAAAGCTGGGAAATTCCAAATACGAATGTAA